A stretch of Ipomoea triloba cultivar NCNSP0323 chromosome 11, ASM357664v1 DNA encodes these proteins:
- the LOC115997322 gene encoding probable arabinosyltransferase ARAD1 — protein MSANSEKMLTLRFLYCLIVLSMCLVIISTLSLHFSSDFFLPRPILKIVVVNSTSGYWKSSAISAEVETFLLPSETTPRQEVKSLVVVSEASSSMTSLGIRGPDDKRCDANNARLRVYMYDLPPEFHFGLLGWNGSGNNSCWPDVSKPSEVPRYPGGLNLQHSVEYWLTLDLLSSNVPSIARPCTAVRVWNSSEANVVFVPFFSSLSYNRHSRVHRRENFSINRVLQDKVVQFLQSRDEWKRFGGRDHMVLAHHPNSMLVARKKLRSAMFVLSDFGRYPVQIANVAKDVITPYKHMVKTIDALSSPGFAERPILVYFQGAIHRKAGGAIREKLYNLLKGEKGVHFTFGSVRANGVSSAARGMASSKFCLNIAGDTPSSNRLFDAIASHCVPVIISDAIELPYEDVLDYTNFCVFVRASDSTRKGHLLNLLRGITEEKWTEMWERLKELTKHFEYQYPSRPNDAVDMIWQVVARKVSSIRTQAPREYRYLRSQLFLKNRRK, from the exons ATGTCTGCAAATTCTGAAAAAATGTTAACTTTGAGGTTTCTTTATTGTCTAATAGTCTTATCAATGTGTCTAGTGATCATCTCTACATTGTCCCTCCATTTTAGTTCCGATTTTTTCCTTCCGAGACCAATTCTCAAAATAGTTGTTGTTAATAGTACGTCGGGGTACTGGAAATCCAGCGCTATAAGTGCAGAAGTCGAAACATTTCTGCTTCCTTCTGAAACCACGCCTAGGCAAGAAGTTAAGAGCTTAGTTGTGGTTAGTGAAGCTTCGAGTTCTATGACCAGCTTGGGGATTAGGGGGCCCGATGATAAAAGGTGTGATGCGAATAATGCTCGTCTCAGAGTGTATATGTATGACTTGCCTCCTGAGTTTCATTTCGGGCTATTGGGGTGGAATGGAAGTGGGAACAATTCGTGTTGGCCTGATGTTAGTAAGCCAAGCGAGGTGCCACGATACCCTGGTGGCTTAAATTTGCAGCATAGTGTGGAGTATTGGCTGACTCTTGATCTGTTATCGTCGAATGTCCCGAGCATTGCTAGGCCTTGCACCGCTGTGAGGGTGTGGAACTCGAGCGAAGCAAACGTGGTGTTCGTCCCGTTTTTCTCGTCTCTGAGCTATAACCGCCATTCGAGGGTTCATCGTAGGGAAAACTTCAGCATCAACAGGGTGCTGCAGGATAAAGTGGTTCAGTTTTTGCAAAGCAGAGACGAGTGGAAGAGGTTTGGCGGGAGGGATCATATGGTGCTCGCTCACCACCCGAATAGTATGTTGGTTGCGAGGAAGAAGCTCCGCTCTGCTATGTTTGTGCTCTCGGATTTTGGAAGGTATCCGGTTCAAATAGCGAACGTTGCAAAGGATGTGATCACTCCTTACAAGCATATGGTAAAGACGATCGATGCCCTTAGCTCCCCCGGGTTTGCAGAACGCCCTATATTGGTCTATTTCCAAGGTGCAATACATAGGAAAGCT GGAGGAGCTATTCGCGAGAAGTTGTACAACCTTCTCAAAGGCGAAAAGGGCGTGCATTTCACCTTTGGGAGCGTACGAGCAAATGGCGTGAGCTCAGCAGCACGGGGAATGGCCTCATCGAAGTTCTGTTTGAACATAGCCGGGGACACCCCATCCTCGAATCGCCTCTTTGATGCCATTGCTAGCCACTGCGTCCCCGTGATAATCAGTGATGCTATCGAGCTCCCATACGAGGATGTCCTAGACTACACTAACTTCTGTGTTTTCGTCAGAGCCTCCGATAGCACCAGGAAAGGCCATCTCCTGAATCTCCTCCGAGGCATTACCGAAGAGAAGTGGACCGAAATGTGGGAAAGGCTAAAGGAGCTCACCAAGCACTTCGAGTACCAATATCCATCCCGGCCTAATGATGCCGTCGACATGATTTGGCAGGTGGTCGCGAGAAAGGTGTCTTCGATAAGGACACAAGCTCCCCGCGAGTATAGATACCTCAGATCACAGCTCTTTTTAAAGAACAGGCGAAAATGA